One Opitutaceae bacterium DNA window includes the following coding sequences:
- the ahcY gene encoding adenosylhomocysteinase, translating into MTTLQTTDFKVRDLSLAEFGRKEITIAEKEMPGLMAIRRKHAAAKPLQGVRITGSLHMTVQTAVLIETLTALGADVRWASCNIFSTQDHAAAAIAAAGIPVFAWKGETLEEYWWCTDQALSFPDGLGPQLIVDDGGDATLLIHKGYELENGSDWVEQPAGSREEGVIKDLLKRVHAGDPTRWHSVVAEWKGVSEETTTGVHRLYHMQTKGQLLVPAINVNDSVTKSKFDNLYGCRESLADGIKRATDVMIAGKVAVVCGFGDVGKGSAQSLAGFGARIIVTEIDPICALQAAMAGYEVTTLEDTLGRADIYVTTTGNKDIIKVEHMAKMKDQAIVCNIGHFDNEIQIDRLEATPGVRKLNIKPQVDQYFFSDDRSIFVLAEGRLVNLGCATGHPSFVMSNSFANQTLAQIDLWTNRKVYKPGVYRLPQHLDEEVARLHLEKIGVKLTKLTPEQADYLGVPVEGPYKPAHYRY; encoded by the coding sequence ATGACGACTCTACAAACGACTGACTTCAAGGTCAGAGACCTCTCCCTGGCCGAGTTCGGCCGCAAGGAGATCACGATTGCGGAAAAGGAAATGCCCGGCCTGATGGCTATCCGGCGCAAGCACGCCGCGGCCAAGCCGCTCCAGGGGGTCCGTATCACCGGCTCGCTCCACATGACCGTGCAGACCGCGGTGCTGATCGAGACCCTGACGGCTCTCGGGGCCGATGTCCGCTGGGCCAGCTGCAATATTTTCTCCACCCAGGACCACGCCGCCGCGGCCATCGCCGCGGCCGGTATTCCGGTCTTCGCCTGGAAGGGCGAGACCCTTGAGGAATACTGGTGGTGTACCGATCAGGCGCTGTCCTTCCCGGATGGGCTCGGTCCGCAGCTCATCGTGGACGACGGCGGCGACGCCACCCTCCTGATTCACAAGGGCTACGAGCTTGAGAACGGGAGCGACTGGGTTGAACAGCCGGCCGGCAGCCGCGAAGAGGGAGTGATCAAGGATCTTCTCAAGCGGGTCCATGCCGGGGATCCGACCCGCTGGCATTCCGTCGTCGCCGAGTGGAAGGGAGTCTCCGAAGAGACCACCACCGGTGTTCACCGGCTTTACCATATGCAGACCAAGGGACAGCTCCTCGTCCCGGCGATCAACGTCAACGATTCGGTCACCAAGTCGAAATTCGACAATCTTTACGGCTGTCGCGAATCACTGGCCGATGGCATCAAGCGGGCGACCGATGTGATGATCGCGGGCAAGGTGGCGGTCGTCTGTGGCTTTGGCGACGTCGGGAAAGGTTCCGCTCAATCCCTGGCCGGCTTCGGTGCACGTATCATAGTGACTGAAATCGATCCCATCTGCGCACTGCAGGCAGCCATGGCGGGTTACGAGGTCACCACGCTCGAGGATACCCTCGGACGCGCCGACATCTACGTCACCACGACTGGAAACAAGGACATCATCAAGGTCGAGCATATGGCCAAGATGAAGGACCAGGCCATCGTTTGTAATATCGGACACTTCGACAACGAGATCCAGATTGACCGTCTCGAGGCCACCCCGGGGGTGCGCAAACTCAATATCAAGCCGCAGGTCGACCAGTACTTCTTCTCCGACGACCGGTCGATCTTCGTTCTGGCCGAGGGACGCCTGGTCAACCTCGGATGTGCAACCGGTCACCCATCGTTCGTCATGTCGAACTCATTTGCCAATCAGACGCTGGCGCAGATCGACCTCTGGACGAATCGTAAGGTCTACAAACCCGGTGTCTATCGATTGCCTCAGCATCTCGATGAAGAGGTGGCCCGACTCCATCTGGAGA
- the metK gene encoding methionine adenosyltransferase, translated as MPKNFVFSSESVGEGHPDKVADFISDSVLDACLKQDRLSRVACETLVKSNCVFLAGEVTTKAKLDYEAIVRSAIREIGYVNGDDVFHADRVFITNALTRQSPDIAQGVDARRVKGKATDEQGAGDQGIMFGYACTETKELMPSAIMYAHHLGREIARQRKSGKVAWLRPDCKSQVSIAYKDGKPDHITAVVISTQHSADVSHREIRAFMIDKVIKKILPARMLTPRTKYLINPTGRFVTGGPEGDAGLTGRKIIVDTYGGWGRHGGGAFSGKDPSKVDRSAAYMCRWVAKNIVAAGLASIVELQIAYAIGYPNPVSITIDSFGTGTVSDEKIAAAVQKVFKFKPAEIVKQLDLLRPIYRNTTNYGHFGKAGLPWEQTNKAAALAKAVR; from the coding sequence ATGCCGAAAAACTTCGTATTTTCATCTGAGTCCGTTGGGGAAGGGCACCCGGACAAAGTCGCCGACTTCATCTCGGACTCCGTCCTGGATGCCTGTTTGAAACAGGATCGATTGAGCCGCGTGGCCTGCGAAACCCTGGTCAAGAGCAACTGCGTCTTCCTGGCCGGAGAGGTCACCACGAAGGCAAAGCTCGACTATGAGGCCATCGTTCGCTCGGCCATCCGCGAGATCGGCTACGTCAACGGGGACGATGTTTTTCACGCCGACCGCGTCTTCATCACCAATGCGCTGACCCGGCAATCGCCGGACATCGCCCAGGGCGTGGACGCCCGCCGGGTCAAGGGCAAGGCCACCGACGAACAGGGCGCGGGCGACCAGGGTATCATGTTCGGCTACGCCTGCACGGAAACGAAGGAATTGATGCCTTCGGCCATCATGTATGCCCACCATCTTGGCCGGGAAATCGCCCGCCAGCGCAAATCGGGCAAGGTCGCCTGGCTGCGGCCGGACTGCAAATCGCAGGTCTCGATCGCCTACAAGGACGGCAAGCCCGACCACATCACCGCGGTCGTCATTTCCACCCAGCATTCGGCCGATGTCTCCCACCGGGAGATCCGAGCCTTCATGATCGACAAGGTGATCAAGAAGATCCTGCCCGCCAGGATGCTGACGCCCCGGACCAAGTATCTGATCAACCCGACCGGTCGATTCGTGACGGGAGGTCCTGAAGGGGACGCCGGACTGACCGGTCGCAAGATCATTGTGGATACCTACGGCGGGTGGGGGCGGCACGGGGGCGGCGCCTTCTCGGGGAAGGATCCCTCGAAGGTGGACCGTTCCGCCGCCTATATGTGCCGTTGGGTCGCCAAGAACATCGTGGCCGCAGGCCTCGCCTCCATCGTCGAGTTGCAGATCGCCTACGCCATCGGCTACCCCAATCCGGTCAGCATCACCATCGACAGTTTCGGAACCGGAACGGTCAGCGACGAGAAGATCGCCGCCGCCGTGCAGAAGGTCTTCAAGTTCAAGCCGGCCGAGATCGTCAAACAACTCGATCTTCTGCGCCCGATCTACCGCAACACCACCAACTACGGACACTTCGGCAAGGCCGGACTGCCGTGGGAGCAGACCAACAAGGCCGCTGCACTCGCCAAGGCGGTCCGCTGA
- a CDS encoding response regulator, with the protein MAYNISALIVDDDDHVRGFLVVLIRRLLEGAVLEARNGKEAVEIYERERPDLVLLDVNMPHMNGMDALLKIRAINPKAVIIMITSLATRRIVEDAAQGGASNFIRKDTPKSQILDVIITTIEEHLVKPVDVAKD; encoded by the coding sequence ATGGCCTATAACATCTCAGCCCTAATCGTCGACGACGACGATCACGTCCGCGGTTTTCTAGTCGTTCTCATCCGGCGATTGCTGGAGGGAGCCGTCCTGGAAGCGCGCAACGGGAAGGAAGCCGTTGAGATCTACGAACGCGAGCGGCCGGACCTCGTGCTGCTCGATGTCAACATGCCGCATATGAACGGCATGGATGCCCTCCTAAAAATCCGGGCGATCAATCCCAAGGCGGTCATCATCATGATCACATCGTTGGCCACCCGGCGTATCGTGGAAGATGCCGCCCAGGGTGGCGCCTCCAATTTCATCCGCAAGGACACACCGAAAAGCCAGATTCTGGACGTGATCATCACCACGATCGAGGAACACCTGGTCAAACCGGTCGATGTAGCCAAAGACTGA
- a CDS encoding GspE/PulE family protein, translated as MAPNHAFMELLKAPPYQVSVDLLEPLLEEHDAGTMDLLEAIIEAKLLTKDQATQAWSDSIGIAYIEPHTTIINREALDLIPLEIAQKVHVLPLYIFDTVLTVAMVNPTDRELVNRLSQIAKTQVTAVFSLRSEIEAAISIHYQTEKGIKEALADLRSLDLRLTDDMSAERMTELTENVSLIQIVNSLVYFAIRERASDIHIEPTETSTKVRFRVDGILREMLTFPRKTHAAIVARLKILCNLNITESRFPQDGRFSLNLGTNRADFRLSFLPTVLGEKVVVRILASASKRDFLELDRMLISHNILTPFRRLIQNPNGIIFVTGPTGSGKTTTLYAALQELNTPGVNIVTIEDPVELQLEGISQSQVNSHIDLTFSLLLRSILRQDPDIILVGEIRDLETAKIATEAALTGHLVFATLHTNNALQAITRLVEIGVEPHQVSPSIIGVIAQRLAARICQRCKEAYYPSLNELRRYFLDEGLTEVPFYRGRGCPDCSFTGYRGRIAFHELVLITEEMRSIIAKEGSTEDLQKAARKVGYRPLRYDGLKKVLLGLTTIDEIEQNTSFEWAY; from the coding sequence ATGGCGCCGAACCATGCCTTCATGGAGCTGCTCAAAGCACCTCCCTACCAGGTCAGCGTCGACCTGCTCGAGCCTCTTCTGGAAGAGCACGACGCCGGCACGATGGATCTGCTCGAGGCCATTATTGAGGCCAAGCTGCTGACCAAGGACCAGGCCACCCAAGCGTGGAGTGATTCCATCGGGATCGCCTATATCGAGCCCCATACCACGATCATCAACCGTGAGGCGCTCGACCTTATTCCCCTGGAAATCGCCCAGAAGGTTCACGTCCTGCCGCTTTACATCTTCGACACCGTCCTGACGGTCGCGATGGTCAATCCGACCGATCGCGAACTGGTCAACCGCCTGAGCCAGATCGCCAAGACCCAGGTCACGGCAGTATTCAGCCTGCGCAGTGAGATCGAGGCCGCCATTTCCATCCACTACCAGACGGAAAAGGGAATCAAGGAAGCCCTCGCCGACCTGCGCTCACTTGACCTTCGGCTGACCGACGACATGTCGGCTGAACGGATGACGGAATTGACGGAGAACGTCTCGCTCATCCAGATAGTCAACTCGCTGGTCTATTTCGCGATTCGCGAGCGGGCGTCCGACATCCATATTGAGCCGACGGAGACCTCGACCAAGGTCCGTTTCCGGGTCGACGGCATTCTCCGCGAGATGTTGACCTTCCCGCGCAAGACCCACGCGGCGATCGTCGCACGCCTGAAGATACTCTGCAATCTGAACATCACGGAAAGCCGCTTTCCACAGGACGGGCGATTCTCGCTCAACCTCGGGACCAACCGGGCCGACTTCCGGCTCTCCTTTCTGCCGACCGTGCTCGGTGAAAAGGTGGTGGTCCGCATCCTCGCCTCCGCGAGCAAGCGTGACTTTCTCGAATTGGACAGGATGCTCATTTCCCACAATATCCTGACCCCGTTTCGCCGCCTGATTCAAAACCCCAACGGGATCATTTTCGTGACCGGGCCGACCGGCTCAGGAAAAACGACCACCCTTTACGCCGCGCTCCAGGAACTGAACACACCCGGTGTCAATATCGTGACCATTGAGGACCCGGTCGAGCTTCAGCTAGAAGGGATCAGCCAGTCTCAGGTCAACAGCCACATCGACCTGACCTTCAGCCTCCTCCTGCGCTCCATCCTGCGCCAGGATCCCGATATCATCCTGGTCGGAGAAATCCGCGATCTGGAGACGGCCAAGATCGCAACGGAGGCGGCCCTGACCGGACACCTTGTCTTCGCCACCCTTCACACCAACAACGCGCTCCAGGCCATCACCCGGCTGGTCGAGATCGGGGTGGAGCCCCATCAGGTGTCGCCCTCGATCATCGGGGTCATCGCGCAGCGTCTGGCGGCCCGGATCTGCCAGCGGTGCAAGGAAGCCTACTACCCGTCGCTCAATGAGCTGCGGCGCTACTTTCTGGATGAGGGGCTGACCGAGGTACCGTTCTATCGGGGCCGGGGATGCCCGGATTGCAGCTTTACCGGTTACCGTGGCCGGATCGCGTTTCATGAGCTCGTTCTGATTACCGAAGAAATGCGCTCGATCATTGCCAAGGAGGGGAGCACCGAAGACTTGCAGAAAGCCGCCCGCAAGGTCGGCTACCGGCCGCTTCGATACGACGGGCTCAAGAAGGTCCTACTCGGCCTGACGACGATCGACGAGATCGAGCAGAACACCTCTTTCGAGTGGGCCTATTGA
- a CDS encoding glycoside hydrolase family 172 protein, with the protein MTSPESLNHGLGGLPFVGNARTRSVSPENPTGGKGKGGMAIPDPTKYPFSDAASDLGQGWKVNPFVKVKSGQTVTVMDVEGPGLIQHIWLVADPARGRSHIIRFYWDGEQTPSIEVPVSDFFAVGHNLFAPVNSLAVIANPKSAFNCYWPMPFRSRARITFTNEDPQDLEILTYQITYAETEVPENAGTFHAQWRRATTDRANPDYVIVDGIQGKGKYAGTFLAWTQLSDGWFGEGEIKFFIDDDATFPTICGTGTEDYFCGSYGFPETYSTAYVGNVLKHSGGNGPPKWSLYRWHIMDPVCFGTNLRVTIQALGWWPTRKYQPLADDIASVAYWYQAEPHAPFPKLPSLRERWPR; encoded by the coding sequence ATGACATCACCAGAATCGCTCAACCACGGACTCGGCGGACTTCCCTTCGTCGGCAATGCCCGCACCCGATCCGTTTCGCCGGAGAACCCGACCGGCGGAAAGGGCAAAGGCGGCATGGCCATTCCCGATCCGACGAAATACCCCTTCAGTGACGCGGCTTCCGATCTCGGTCAGGGCTGGAAGGTGAATCCGTTCGTGAAGGTGAAATCCGGGCAGACAGTCACGGTCATGGATGTCGAGGGCCCCGGCCTGATCCAGCACATCTGGCTCGTTGCCGATCCGGCCAGGGGCCGGTCCCACATCATCCGATTCTACTGGGACGGCGAGCAGACGCCGTCGATCGAAGTGCCGGTTTCGGACTTCTTCGCGGTGGGTCACAACCTGTTTGCCCCGGTCAATTCCCTGGCCGTCATCGCCAATCCCAAGTCGGCCTTCAACTGCTACTGGCCGATGCCCTTCCGCTCGCGGGCGAGGATCACCTTCACCAATGAGGACCCGCAGGATCTTGAGATCCTGACCTACCAGATAACCTATGCGGAGACCGAGGTGCCGGAAAACGCCGGCACCTTCCACGCCCAGTGGCGGCGGGCGACGACGGACCGGGCGAATCCCGATTACGTCATCGTGGACGGGATACAGGGAAAGGGGAAATACGCGGGTACTTTTCTCGCCTGGACCCAGCTCTCCGATGGATGGTTCGGCGAGGGCGAGATCAAATTCTTCATCGATGACGACGCGACCTTCCCGACCATCTGCGGGACCGGAACGGAGGACTATTTCTGCGGCAGTTACGGTTTTCCGGAGACCTACAGCACGGCCTACGTCGGAAACGTGCTCAAGCATTCCGGCGGGAACGGTCCGCCGAAGTGGAGCCTCTACCGCTGGCATATCATGGACCCGGTCTGCTTCGGTACGAACCTCCGGGTGACCATCCAGGCCCTCGGCTGGTGGCCGACCCGCAAGTATCAGCCGCTGGCCGACGATATCGCCTCGGTGGCCTATTGGTACCAGGCGGAGCCGCATGCTCCCTTTCCGAAATTGCCTTCTCTCAGGGAGCGATGGCCGCGGTGA
- a CDS encoding CPXCG motif-containing cysteine-rich protein — MEFIEVTCPSCFESFEIAAPNPEELPAVLDYDCEVCCRPMEIDVREDDGFIFAEARGLGD; from the coding sequence GTGGAATTCATCGAAGTCACCTGTCCCTCGTGTTTCGAGAGCTTTGAGATTGCCGCCCCGAATCCGGAGGAACTGCCGGCCGTACTCGATTACGACTGCGAGGTCTGCTGCCGGCCGATGGAGATCGATGTTCGGGAGGACGACGGTTTCATTTTCGCAGAGGCCCGGGGACTCGGGGACTGA
- a CDS encoding ABC transporter permease encodes MKPSLRNLLSAAGPFLGLILVIGLFSIDPEVRSYFLTTYNFKIILTQTVIVAVGALGMTLIIVSGGIDLSVGSVVALTGVVGALVLREGQGAFMAVAAAILTGGLIGALNGSLIAGLRIMPFVVTLGMLGIARGMAKWLGDNQTIQYPDSPLNGLMASADPLSSLPPPGVWVAVVLAILTAIMLRQTVFGRHIFALGSNEATARLCGLPVGRLKIFIYTLAGLYFGLAGVMQMTRLRQGDPTVAVGVELDIIAAVVIGGASLSGGTGTVMGSIIGALIMSVLRNGSQQMGWPTYIQEIIIGAVIILAVALDRVRQARKQ; translated from the coding sequence ATGAAACCCAGCCTCCGAAACCTTCTCTCAGCCGCCGGACCCTTCCTGGGATTGATCCTGGTCATCGGGCTGTTCTCGATTGATCCCGAGGTCCGGTCGTATTTCCTCACCACCTACAACTTCAAGATAATCCTCACTCAGACGGTCATCGTGGCGGTCGGTGCCTTGGGGATGACCCTGATCATTGTCAGCGGCGGGATCGATCTCTCCGTAGGCTCGGTCGTCGCCCTGACCGGGGTGGTCGGTGCGCTCGTCCTGCGGGAAGGGCAGGGCGCTTTCATGGCGGTGGCGGCCGCCATTCTCACCGGCGGCTTGATCGGGGCTCTCAACGGAAGCCTCATCGCCGGCCTGCGGATCATGCCCTTCGTCGTCACCCTTGGCATGCTCGGTATCGCCCGCGGTATGGCCAAATGGCTGGGCGACAACCAGACCATCCAGTATCCGGATTCTCCACTCAACGGACTCATGGCGTCGGCCGATCCCCTGAGCAGCCTGCCGCCTCCGGGTGTCTGGGTGGCGGTCGTCCTGGCCATCCTGACGGCCATCATGCTTCGGCAGACGGTCTTCGGGCGGCATATCTTTGCCTTGGGCTCCAACGAAGCGACGGCCCGCCTCTGCGGACTGCCGGTCGGTCGATTGAAGATTTTCATCTACACCCTGGCCGGTCTCTACTTTGGTTTGGCCGGTGTGATGCAGATGACGCGGCTAAGGCAGGGCGATCCCACCGTCGCTGTCGGAGTCGAGCTCGACATCATTGCCGCCGTCGTCATCGGTGGAGCCAGCCTGAGCGGCGGCACCGGGACGGTGATGGGCTCCATCATCGGCGCCCTCATCATGTCCGTCCTGCGCAATGGTTCCCAGCAGATGGGCTGGCCGACCTATATTCAGGAGATCATCATCGGCGCCGTCATCATCCTCGCCGTCGCCCTCGACCGCGTCCGCCAGGCCAGGAAGCAGTGA
- a CDS encoding sugar ABC transporter ATP-binding protein, with amino-acid sequence MPFELKGIRKRFGPTLALAGVDFQVGGGEIHALIGENGAGKSTLMRVLSGVLRADAGSMVLDGKSYTPTSPDAGRRAGVSMIYQELMLAPYLSADENILLGREPAVLGWISGSSRREIARKALAQLGHESLPLRVPVGQLTVAEQQIVEIARALVGRPRVLILDEPTSSLTRTDTVRLFEVLRRLRDQGVSIVYISHFLEECREIADRYTVLRDGRTVGTGSIAETDLPSIIKLMVGREVSEVYPRRQSRSGPAILTVDELSGSAKPDGVSFALARGEILGLAGLVGAGRTETVRTLFGLDRLKSGRLNLKGVIVARPEPRSQIRRGVGFLSEDRKGEGLMGRQSVADNLVLSDFRLVSAGGFLSSGKLKRVADQWVDRLGIVVRDSRQPVGDLSGGNQQKVLLARLLHQEADILLLDEPTRGVDVGSKIEIYRLIGDLASKGCAILFVSSYLPELLGVCDRIGVMHRGRLAQIRPTADWTEHEIIRIAAGGTG; translated from the coding sequence ATGCCGTTTGAACTCAAAGGTATCCGCAAACGCTTCGGTCCGACCCTGGCACTCGCCGGGGTCGATTTCCAGGTGGGCGGGGGAGAGATCCACGCCCTGATCGGAGAAAACGGAGCCGGCAAGAGCACGTTGATGCGCGTCCTCAGCGGCGTCCTTCGAGCGGACGCCGGATCCATGGTCCTGGATGGGAAAAGCTATACTCCGACGAGTCCGGACGCCGGGCGTCGAGCCGGGGTCTCCATGATTTACCAGGAGTTGATGCTGGCCCCGTACCTCAGCGCCGACGAAAATATCCTGCTCGGGCGGGAGCCGGCGGTTCTCGGATGGATCAGTGGATCGTCCCGTCGGGAAATCGCGAGGAAAGCGCTCGCCCAACTCGGTCATGAATCCCTCCCCCTGAGGGTGCCGGTCGGGCAGCTGACCGTGGCTGAGCAGCAGATTGTCGAGATCGCGCGCGCGTTGGTCGGTCGGCCCCGCGTCCTCATTCTCGACGAACCGACCAGCAGCCTGACCCGGACGGACACAGTCCGCCTTTTTGAGGTCCTTCGCCGACTTCGCGATCAGGGTGTCAGCATTGTCTATATCAGCCACTTTCTCGAGGAATGCCGGGAGATCGCCGACCGCTACACCGTCCTTCGCGACGGTCGGACCGTCGGGACCGGCTCCATTGCGGAGACGGACCTGCCATCCATCATCAAGCTGATGGTCGGTCGCGAAGTGTCCGAGGTCTATCCCCGACGCCAGTCCCGGAGCGGACCGGCCATTCTCACGGTCGATGAATTGTCGGGATCGGCCAAGCCCGACGGCGTTTCTTTTGCACTGGCCCGGGGCGAGATTCTCGGCCTGGCGGGATTGGTGGGCGCGGGACGGACGGAGACCGTTCGGACTCTCTTCGGGCTCGATCGCCTGAAATCGGGCCGATTGAATCTCAAGGGCGTGATCGTCGCTCGCCCCGAGCCCCGCAGCCAGATCCGCCGTGGGGTGGGCTTCCTCAGCGAAGACCGGAAAGGGGAGGGACTGATGGGGCGTCAGAGCGTGGCCGACAATCTGGTTCTGTCCGATTTCCGGCTGGTCAGCGCAGGCGGGTTTCTCTCATCCGGGAAACTCAAACGGGTCGCCGACCAATGGGTCGACCGACTTGGGATCGTGGTCCGGGACTCCCGGCAGCCGGTGGGCGATCTCTCCGGCGGAAACCAGCAGAAAGTCCTGCTGGCGCGCCTTCTTCACCAGGAGGCAGACATCCTCCTGCTGGACGAACCGACCCGCGGAGTCGATGTCGGCAGCAAGATCGAAATCTACCGGTTGATCGGTGACCTGGCCTCAAAGGGGTGCGCCATCCTCTTCGTCAGTTCCTACCTTCCGGAATTGCTCGGTGTCTGCGATCGGATCGGTGTCATGCACCGCGGCCGGCTCGCGCAGATCCGACCGACCGCTGACTGGACCGAGCACGAAATCATCCGCATCGCCGCCGGCGGAACAGGATGA
- a CDS encoding peptidylprolyl isomerase produces MEETIVTLETNQGSITLKLFPKIAPKACENFVGLIKKGYYDGIIFHRIIPDFMLQCGDPTGTGRGGSSIWGKSFQDECTPELRFDKVGLLAMANAGPNTNGSQFFITTAKTPWLNMKHTIFGEVTSGYEVVQKIEAVPTDGGDKPIDTQKIVKASVA; encoded by the coding sequence ATGGAAGAAACCATCGTCACCCTGGAGACCAACCAAGGCTCCATCACGCTCAAGCTTTTCCCGAAAATCGCCCCGAAGGCCTGTGAGAATTTCGTCGGCCTGATCAAGAAGGGCTATTACGACGGAATCATTTTCCATCGGATCATTCCGGATTTCATGCTGCAGTGCGGCGATCCGACCGGCACGGGCCGGGGCGGCTCCTCAATCTGGGGCAAATCCTTTCAGGATGAATGCACCCCTGAACTGCGCTTCGACAAGGTGGGTCTGCTCGCCATGGCCAATGCCGGTCCGAATACCAACGGAAGCCAGTTCTTCATCACCACCGCGAAGACTCCGTGGCTGAACATGAAACACACCATCTTCGGCGAAGTGACCAGTGGCTACGAGGTGGTCCAGAAAATCGAAGCCGTGCCGACCGATGGGGGCGACAAGCCGATCGATACCCAGAAGATCGTCAAGGCCAGCGTGGCTTGA